A stretch of the Bacillus licheniformis DSM 13 = ATCC 14580 genome encodes the following:
- a CDS encoding monooxygenase produces the protein MDFDVLIAGGGPVGLLTASELALAGVRTCIVERLNEPSPFSKALTLHPRSIEILEMRGLGERFKEIGKPLGSGHFAGLKTGLDFSALDTRANFTLFIPQYETEKVLEEHARNLGVCILRGHEVLAVREHEDTAELVVQGPDGLSLLTASYIVGADGAGSTIRKQARIAFSGTDANITAMLGDVSLENPPESHFYTCVNREGGVVIVPLDGGIFRVLITAPHMPQALLHEPVTLEELKKELSRICGTDFGINSPVWMSRFGNASKLAEHYRSGRIFLAGDAAHIHFPAGGQGLNVGLQDAMNLGWKLAAKINGRCPGWLLDSYHHERHPVGKALIVNTQIQTKLFDFTREGLYLRELLSGILGFSDVNRYLAEQIAALSVQYEADEKMPEHELNGKRLPDIDLTLSDGTVKRLYTFHRDGRFLLAAFGKEPKEFSRLPHVRLMQLKAIDGRPEWNGVKAALIRPDGHIAWAVDESLENAEQLIADGIRRWCGNA, from the coding sequence ATGGATTTTGATGTATTGATTGCAGGCGGCGGCCCCGTCGGTCTGCTGACGGCTTCCGAGCTGGCTTTGGCCGGCGTCCGGACCTGTATTGTCGAACGGCTGAATGAGCCTTCTCCATTCTCAAAAGCGCTCACACTGCATCCTCGCTCAATCGAAATACTTGAAATGAGGGGGCTTGGAGAACGATTTAAGGAAATTGGCAAGCCGCTCGGTTCGGGGCACTTTGCAGGTCTGAAGACTGGATTGGATTTTTCTGCGCTTGACACGCGAGCCAATTTTACACTGTTCATCCCCCAGTACGAAACTGAGAAGGTGCTTGAGGAACACGCGAGGAATCTCGGTGTCTGCATCCTTCGCGGTCATGAAGTTCTCGCTGTCCGCGAGCATGAAGACACCGCCGAGCTTGTCGTCCAGGGTCCGGACGGCCTGTCCTTACTAACCGCTTCCTATATCGTCGGTGCCGACGGGGCCGGAAGTACCATCCGCAAGCAGGCGCGCATCGCTTTTTCCGGAACTGATGCGAATATCACCGCAATGCTTGGTGATGTGTCGCTTGAAAATCCGCCGGAATCGCATTTCTATACTTGCGTGAACCGTGAAGGCGGCGTTGTGATCGTGCCTTTAGACGGCGGCATTTTCCGCGTCCTCATAACGGCGCCGCATATGCCCCAAGCTTTGCTTCACGAGCCCGTCACACTGGAAGAATTAAAAAAAGAACTCAGCCGCATTTGCGGTACGGACTTTGGAATTAACAGCCCGGTTTGGATGTCCCGCTTCGGAAATGCCAGCAAGTTGGCGGAGCATTACCGTTCCGGCAGAATTTTTTTAGCTGGAGATGCCGCGCATATACATTTTCCCGCAGGTGGGCAAGGTTTAAATGTCGGGCTTCAAGATGCGATGAACCTTGGCTGGAAGCTCGCAGCAAAGATCAACGGACGGTGTCCCGGCTGGCTGCTTGACAGTTACCATCATGAAAGACACCCTGTCGGCAAAGCGCTGATCGTCAATACACAAATCCAAACAAAGCTGTTTGATTTTACGCGTGAAGGGCTGTACCTCCGTGAATTGCTATCCGGCATACTCGGATTTTCAGACGTCAATCGCTATCTGGCAGAACAAATTGCAGCGCTCAGCGTGCAGTATGAAGCAGATGAAAAAATGCCTGAACATGAGCTGAACGGTAAACGCCTGCCCGATATTGACCTGACCCTTTCAGATGGTACTGTCAAACGACTTTACACATTTCACCGCGATGGACGTTTCTTATTAGCAGCATTCGGAAAAGAACCGAAGGAATTTTCCAGACTGCCTCATGTCCGGCTCATGCAACTGAAAGCGATTGACGGACGGCCTGAATGGAATGGCGTAAAAGCAGCCCTGATCCGCCCCGACGGCCACATAGCCTGGGCTGTGGACGAATCCCTGGAAAACGCGGAGCAATTGATTGCCGATGGAATCCGCCGCTGGTGCGGAAACGCTTAA
- a CDS encoding FtsW/RodA/SpoVE family cell cycle protein, protein MIKRMLKSYDYSLIFAVFLLCGFGLVMVYSSSMITAVTRYGQNSSYFFDRQLMFLALGTVIFLCAALFPYKAFANQKFQKFLLLISVVALFGLFVVGHVAGNAQSWFRVSNYGIQPGEFVKLTVILYLSSVYAKKQSYIDNLGAGIAPPAIITLFICALVAAQPDVGTAFIIALIALCIILCSGFSGKTLLKLVLLAGIVLVLVSPLIYFNWDSILTEGRMKRFESYQNPFKDAGDSGFQVVNSYLAIGSGGLFGLGLGESVQKYGYLPETHTDFIMAIIAEELGIFGVLFVVLLLSFIVLKGFYIARKCDDPFGSLLAIGISSMIAIQSFVNLGGISGLIPLTGVTLPFISYGGSSLILLMASAGILVNISMFNEYFDRFKRKQPVNTTKTKENQYKKSINF, encoded by the coding sequence ATGATAAAAAGAATGCTCAAATCCTATGATTATTCATTAATCTTCGCTGTATTCCTGCTGTGCGGGTTCGGGCTCGTCATGGTGTACAGTTCAAGCATGATCACGGCCGTGACAAGGTACGGACAAAACAGCAGCTACTTTTTTGACAGGCAGCTGATGTTTTTGGCGCTCGGAACCGTCATATTTTTATGCGCGGCGCTTTTTCCGTATAAGGCTTTTGCCAATCAAAAATTCCAAAAGTTTTTGCTGCTCATTTCCGTCGTCGCTTTGTTCGGGCTGTTTGTTGTCGGACATGTGGCCGGGAATGCCCAAAGCTGGTTCAGGGTTTCGAATTACGGCATCCAGCCGGGGGAGTTTGTCAAGCTGACCGTCATCTTGTATCTTTCTTCCGTCTACGCCAAAAAGCAAAGCTATATTGACAACTTGGGAGCCGGAATCGCCCCTCCTGCGATCATCACGCTCTTCATTTGCGCCTTGGTCGCTGCTCAGCCGGATGTGGGAACGGCCTTTATCATCGCTTTAATCGCATTGTGCATCATTTTGTGCTCGGGATTCAGCGGCAAAACGCTGTTAAAGCTCGTGCTTTTGGCCGGGATTGTCCTTGTGCTCGTCAGCCCGCTCATTTATTTCAACTGGGACAGCATTTTAACAGAAGGACGGATGAAGCGGTTTGAAAGCTATCAAAACCCGTTTAAAGATGCGGGAGATTCGGGCTTTCAAGTCGTCAACTCCTACTTGGCGATCGGTTCCGGGGGACTGTTCGGCCTGGGCCTCGGCGAGAGCGTCCAGAAGTATGGGTATCTGCCTGAAACGCACACCGATTTTATTATGGCGATCATCGCCGAGGAGCTCGGTATTTTCGGTGTCCTTTTTGTCGTGCTGCTGCTTTCTTTCATCGTTTTAAAAGGGTTTTATATAGCGAGGAAATGCGATGATCCGTTTGGAAGCCTGCTCGCGATCGGCATATCGAGCATGATCGCCATCCAGTCTTTCGTGAACCTGGGCGGCATATCCGGCTTGATTCCTTTGACAGGGGTGACGCTTCCGTTTATCAGCTACGGAGGGTCATCGCTCATTCTGCTGATGGCAAGCGCGGGGATATTGGTGAACATCAGCATGTTTAATGAATATTTTGATCGGTTCAAACGAAAACAGCCTGTCAATACTACAAAAACGAAAGAAAATCAATATAAAAAAAGTATAAATTTTTAA
- a CDS encoding YlaH-like family protein, translated as MTDVSERLSFFAALYKVDQNPEAGMWWLYATIFVLSAVVFKLGFAKRLPLLKTAIIYFFLALGCTFLTFFGVFLPVGEGLIVAVLILSIYKIRLHRSKKEQTGANT; from the coding sequence TTGACTGATGTAAGTGAACGGCTGTCGTTTTTTGCCGCTCTCTATAAAGTGGACCAGAATCCCGAGGCGGGAATGTGGTGGCTTTATGCCACCATCTTCGTCCTGTCTGCGGTCGTCTTTAAACTGGGTTTCGCCAAACGGCTGCCGCTGTTGAAAACGGCGATCATTTACTTTTTTCTGGCATTAGGCTGTACGTTTTTAACTTTTTTCGGCGTTTTTCTGCCGGTTGGAGAAGGGCTGATCGTAGCTGTTTTAATCCTTTCGATTTATAAAATCCGCCTGCACCGTTCGAAAAAAGAGCAGACGGGGGCGAATACGTAG
- the pyc gene encoding pyruvate carboxylase, which translates to MSQQSIQKVLVANRGEIAIRVFRACTELNIRTVAIYSKEDSGSYHRYKADEAYLVGEGKKPIDAYLDIEGIIEIAKRNHVDAIHPGYGFLSENIQFAKRCEEEGIIFIGPTSEHLDMFGDKVKAREQAEKAGIPVIPGSDGPVADIAEVKQFAEKFGYPFIIKASLGGGGRGMRIVRDESELVESYNRAKSEAKAAFGNDEVYVEKLIEKPKHIEVQVIGDKEGNVVHLYDRDCSVQRRHQKVIEVAPSVSLSESLREKICDAAVKLAKNVEYVNAGTVEFLVANDEFFFIEVNPRVQVEHTITEMVTGVDIVQTQILIAAGLSLDSSEISIPNQDAITLHGYAIQSRVTTEDPSNNFMPDTGKIMAYRSGGGFGVRLDTGNSFQGAVITPYYDSLLVKLSTWALTFEQAAAKMVRNLQEFRIRGIKTNIPFLENVAKHEKFLTGQYDTSFIDTTPELFVFPKQRDRGTKMLTYIGNVTVNGFPGIDKKKKPEFDKPQIVKTDVDQPIASGTKQILDERGAEGLVKWVKDQEEVLLTDTTFRDAHQSLLATRVRTHDLKKIANPTAALWPELFSLEMWGGATFDVAYRFLKEDPWKRLEELRKEIPNTMFQMLLRSSNAVGYTNYPDNLIKKFVSESAAAGIDVFRIFDSLNWVKGMTLAIDAVRESGKLAEAAICYTGDILDPNRSKYNLEYYTSMAKELEAAGAHILGIKDMAGLLRPQAAYELVSALKETIDIPIHLHTHDTSGNGIFMYAKAIEAGVDIVDVAVSSMAGLTSQPSASSLYHALEGDKRRPQFNVDAVESLSQYWESVRKYYSEFESGMIAPHTEIYKHEMPGGQYSNLQQQAKGVGLGDRWNEVKEMYSRVNHLFGDIVKVTPSSKVVGDMALYMVQNNLTEDDIYERGESLDFPDSVVELFKGYIGQPHGGFPEKLQKLILKGQEPITVRPGELLEPVSFDAIKAEFLEKHGMELSDQDAVAYALYPKVFTEYVKTAELYGDISVLDTPTFLYGMTLGEEIEVEIERGKTLIVKLVSIGEPRPDATRVVYFELNGQPREVVIKDESIKSSVHQKVKADRSNPNHIAASMPGTVIKLLVSKGDQVKKGDHLMINEAMKMETTVQAPFSGTVENIHVTNGEAIQTGDLLIELKK; encoded by the coding sequence ATGTCACAACAGTCTATTCAAAAAGTTCTTGTTGCAAACAGAGGGGAAATCGCTATCCGCGTATTTCGGGCCTGCACAGAACTGAATATCCGTACGGTAGCGATCTATTCTAAAGAAGACAGCGGATCTTACCACAGATACAAAGCCGATGAAGCATACCTGGTCGGCGAAGGGAAAAAGCCGATTGACGCTTATCTTGATATTGAAGGCATCATCGAGATTGCAAAACGCAACCATGTGGATGCCATCCATCCAGGCTACGGCTTCCTGTCGGAAAACATTCAGTTTGCTAAGCGGTGTGAAGAGGAAGGCATCATCTTTATCGGACCGACCTCCGAGCACCTCGATATGTTTGGAGACAAAGTAAAAGCCCGCGAACAAGCTGAAAAAGCTGGAATTCCGGTCATACCGGGGAGCGACGGACCAGTGGCGGATATAGCGGAAGTGAAACAATTTGCGGAAAAGTTCGGATATCCGTTTATCATTAAAGCGTCGCTTGGCGGCGGCGGGCGCGGCATGCGGATCGTCAGGGACGAATCGGAGCTGGTGGAGTCCTATAATAGGGCGAAATCAGAGGCGAAAGCGGCCTTTGGCAATGATGAAGTTTATGTCGAAAAGCTGATTGAAAAGCCGAAGCACATTGAAGTTCAAGTCATCGGAGATAAAGAAGGGAACGTGGTTCACCTTTACGACCGCGACTGCTCTGTGCAAAGGCGTCATCAAAAGGTCATCGAAGTGGCGCCGAGCGTTTCGCTTTCTGAATCCCTCCGGGAAAAGATTTGCGATGCTGCCGTTAAGCTTGCGAAGAATGTTGAATATGTCAATGCCGGTACAGTCGAATTTTTAGTTGCGAACGATGAGTTTTTCTTTATTGAAGTGAACCCGCGTGTTCAGGTGGAGCATACCATTACGGAAATGGTAACGGGCGTCGATATCGTTCAGACGCAAATCCTGATCGCTGCCGGTCTCAGTCTGGACAGCAGCGAAATCAGCATTCCGAACCAGGATGCGATCACGCTGCACGGATATGCGATCCAGTCAAGGGTTACGACTGAAGATCCGTCAAACAATTTCATGCCTGACACAGGCAAAATCATGGCATATCGCTCAGGCGGCGGTTTCGGGGTGAGGCTTGATACCGGAAACAGTTTTCAGGGCGCTGTCATTACGCCTTATTACGATTCGCTGCTTGTTAAGCTTTCAACTTGGGCGCTGACGTTTGAACAGGCGGCAGCCAAAATGGTCCGCAACCTTCAGGAATTCAGGATCAGGGGAATCAAAACGAACATTCCTTTCCTTGAAAATGTGGCGAAACACGAAAAGTTTCTTACAGGGCAATACGACACGTCTTTTATCGATACAACGCCAGAACTTTTTGTCTTTCCTAAGCAGAGAGACCGCGGAACGAAAATGCTGACATATATCGGGAACGTAACGGTCAACGGCTTCCCGGGCATCGATAAAAAGAAGAAGCCCGAGTTTGATAAGCCGCAGATCGTCAAAACAGATGTCGATCAGCCAATCGCAAGCGGAACAAAACAGATTCTTGATGAACGCGGAGCCGAAGGGCTCGTCAAATGGGTGAAAGATCAAGAGGAAGTGCTCCTCACTGATACGACGTTCCGCGACGCCCATCAGTCATTGCTTGCGACAAGAGTCAGAACGCATGACCTGAAAAAAATCGCCAATCCGACGGCTGCGCTCTGGCCAGAGCTTTTCAGTCTTGAAATGTGGGGCGGCGCCACATTTGATGTCGCTTACCGTTTCTTGAAAGAAGATCCGTGGAAAAGGCTCGAGGAGCTGCGGAAGGAAATTCCGAATACGATGTTTCAAATGCTTTTGAGATCTTCGAATGCCGTCGGGTATACAAACTACCCTGACAACCTGATTAAAAAGTTCGTCAGCGAATCGGCTGCGGCCGGAATCGATGTATTCCGCATTTTTGACAGCTTGAACTGGGTTAAAGGGATGACGCTCGCCATTGATGCAGTGCGCGAGTCAGGCAAGCTTGCCGAAGCGGCGATCTGCTATACAGGGGACATTCTCGATCCGAACAGAAGCAAGTATAATCTTGAATATTATACGTCAATGGCAAAAGAGCTTGAAGCTGCGGGGGCGCATATTCTCGGCATTAAAGATATGGCCGGCCTGCTGAGACCTCAAGCGGCATACGAACTGGTGTCGGCTTTGAAAGAGACGATCGACATTCCGATCCACTTGCATACACACGACACGAGCGGCAACGGTATTTTTATGTATGCGAAGGCGATAGAAGCAGGCGTCGACATCGTCGACGTAGCGGTCAGCTCGATGGCGGGTCTGACATCACAGCCAAGCGCAAGCTCGCTTTACCATGCGCTTGAAGGAGATAAACGCCGTCCGCAGTTCAATGTCGATGCGGTAGAGTCGTTGTCTCAATATTGGGAGTCTGTCAGAAAATATTACAGCGAGTTTGAGAGCGGCATGATTGCGCCTCATACCGAAATTTACAAGCATGAAATGCCTGGCGGCCAATACAGCAACCTTCAGCAGCAGGCTAAGGGAGTCGGCCTCGGCGACCGCTGGAATGAAGTGAAAGAAATGTACAGCCGGGTCAACCACCTGTTCGGGGACATCGTAAAGGTTACGCCGTCATCTAAAGTCGTCGGGGATATGGCGCTTTACATGGTGCAAAATAACCTGACGGAAGATGATATTTACGAAAGGGGAGAATCTCTCGATTTTCCTGACTCGGTTGTCGAGCTTTTTAAAGGGTATATCGGTCAGCCTCACGGCGGATTCCCTGAGAAATTGCAAAAGCTGATTTTAAAAGGGCAGGAGCCGATTACAGTACGCCCTGGAGAACTGCTTGAACCGGTTTCATTTGACGCTATAAAAGCGGAATTCTTGGAAAAGCATGGTATGGAGCTTTCCGACCAGGATGCTGTTGCATATGCGCTTTATCCGAAAGTGTTTACCGAGTATGTCAAGACAGCGGAACTGTACGGGGATATCTCTGTGCTTGATACACCAACCTTCCTCTACGGCATGACCCTCGGCGAAGAAATCGAGGTCGAGATTGAAAGAGGGAAAACGCTGATCGTCAAACTTGTCTCTATCGGGGAACCGCGTCCGGATGCGACGAGAGTCGTTTATTTTGAACTGAACGGCCAGCCTCGCGAAGTGGTCATTAAAGACGAAAGCATTAAATCGTCCGTTCATCAAAAGGTGAAAGCCGACCGTTCAAACCCGAATCATATCGCGGCATCTATGCCGGGAACGGTAATCAAGCTTCTTGTAAGCAAAGGGGACCAAGTGAAGAAGGGCGATCATTTGATGATCAATGAAGCGATGAAAATGGAAACGACCGTTCAGGCTCCGTTTTCAGGAACTGTTGAAAACATTCACGTTACAAACGGAGAAGCCATTCAAACCGGCGACCTTCTCATTGAACTGAAAAAATAA
- a CDS encoding YhcN/YlaJ family sporulation lipoprotein — MRIFFLILIQTVMLLSACGIQNNARNEANELPGNRPIHVKNSAQEPVNREDGQAISRRLVKITESVPGVNDATAVVLGRLAVVGIDVKDNLERSKVESIKYSVAEALQNDPYGANAAVVADPDTVNRLRAMGREIQAGRPVKGILDELAAIVGRVLPEVPNDATDNQQTNPTKSNNDQLNERNQKQLEKKQNNQSNKHMKNRQQ, encoded by the coding sequence GTGCGAATCTTTTTTTTGATCCTAATTCAAACCGTTATGCTGCTTTCAGCCTGCGGCATTCAAAATAATGCCCGAAATGAAGCAAATGAGCTTCCCGGCAACAGACCGATTCATGTAAAAAACAGCGCCCAGGAGCCGGTGAACCGCGAAGACGGACAAGCCATCTCACGGCGCCTTGTAAAGATCACCGAAAGCGTTCCGGGTGTCAATGATGCGACCGCCGTCGTGCTAGGCAGGCTCGCCGTCGTCGGAATTGATGTGAAAGACAATTTGGAACGCAGCAAAGTCGAATCCATTAAGTATTCGGTCGCTGAAGCTCTGCAGAATGACCCTTATGGAGCAAACGCCGCCGTTGTCGCGGATCCCGACACTGTAAACCGCCTGCGGGCAATGGGCAGAGAAATTCAAGCGGGACGTCCTGTCAAAGGGATTCTCGATGAGCTGGCAGCCATTGTCGGGCGCGTCCTTCCTGAAGTGCCGAACGACGCAACAGACAACCAGCAAACAAATCCTACAAAATCCAACAACGACCAGCTGAATGAGAGAAACCAAAAACAACTCGAAAAGAAGCAGAATAATCAATCGAACAAACATATGAAAAATCGGCAGCAATAA
- a CDS encoding PhoH family protein yields MSKIYVLDTNVLLQDPNSIFSFEDNEVVIPAVVLEEVDSKKRYMDEIGRNARRVSKLIDDLRLKGKLYENVPLPNGGSLRIELNHRSFQQLQEIFIEKTSDNRILAVAKNLSLEEETKEGGRPVILVSKDMLIRVKADAIGLMSEDFLHDRVVDNDDIYSGYTDVYIRSDQMNSFFEHHYLQLDEISEEPLCPNQFVVMKDALGGSSSAVGIVDQSGKAVKKLVFDQEQVWGIRSRNVQQTMALELLLRQDIPLVTLIGKAGTGKTLLALAAGLLQTEDLGNFKKLVVTRPIVPVGKDLGYLPGEKEEKLRPWVQPIFDNLEYLFNAKKPGELDDILAGMGSIQVEALTYIRGRSIPDQFIIIDEAQNLTKHEVKTLLTRVGEGSKIVLMGDTEQIDHPYLDAMNNGLAYVVERFKDQKISGNVKLLKGERSRLARLAADLL; encoded by the coding sequence TTGAGTAAAATTTATGTGCTAGATACGAATGTGTTATTGCAGGATCCGAATTCAATCTTTTCTTTTGAAGATAACGAGGTCGTCATCCCGGCTGTCGTATTGGAGGAAGTCGATTCAAAGAAACGTTACATGGATGAAATTGGGAGGAATGCAAGGCGCGTATCTAAATTGATAGATGATTTGCGTTTAAAAGGAAAGCTGTATGAAAATGTTCCTCTCCCTAACGGAGGAAGCTTGAGAATCGAGCTTAACCATCGCTCTTTTCAGCAGCTTCAGGAAATCTTTATCGAAAAAACTAGCGACAACCGGATTTTAGCCGTAGCGAAAAACCTCAGCCTTGAAGAAGAAACGAAAGAAGGCGGCAGACCGGTTATTCTTGTCAGCAAAGATATGCTGATCCGCGTCAAAGCCGATGCCATCGGGTTGATGTCAGAGGATTTTTTGCACGACAGGGTTGTCGACAATGATGATATATACAGCGGTTATACGGACGTGTACATTCGCTCGGATCAGATGAATTCATTTTTTGAACATCATTATTTGCAGCTTGACGAAATCAGCGAGGAGCCGCTGTGTCCGAACCAGTTTGTCGTCATGAAGGACGCGCTCGGCGGATCATCTTCTGCGGTTGGAATCGTAGATCAAAGCGGAAAAGCCGTTAAAAAGCTTGTTTTTGACCAGGAGCAGGTTTGGGGCATCCGTTCCCGAAACGTACAGCAGACGATGGCGTTGGAACTTCTATTAAGACAAGATATTCCGCTTGTCACCCTGATCGGAAAAGCCGGCACAGGAAAAACACTGCTTGCGCTGGCAGCCGGATTGCTGCAGACAGAGGATCTGGGGAATTTTAAAAAACTTGTTGTCACAAGGCCGATCGTTCCTGTCGGAAAAGATCTCGGCTATCTTCCGGGTGAAAAAGAAGAAAAACTTCGACCGTGGGTCCAGCCTATTTTTGATAACCTGGAATACTTGTTCAATGCAAAAAAACCGGGGGAACTTGATGATATTTTGGCGGGGATGGGCTCCATTCAAGTCGAAGCCCTTACTTATATAAGGGGCAGAAGCATTCCCGACCAATTCATCATCATTGATGAGGCCCAAAATCTGACCAAGCATGAAGTCAAAACGCTTCTGACACGCGTCGGGGAAGGCAGCAAAATCGTATTGATGGGAGATACCGAACAGATCGATCATCCTTATTTGGATGCGATGAACAACGGCCTGGCCTATGTAGTAGAGCGCTTTAAAGATCAAAAAATTTCCGGAAACGTGAAGCTTTTAAAAGGAGAGCGCTCCCGGCTTGCAAGGCTTGCAGCAGACCTGCTGTAA
- a CDS encoding MarR family transcriptional regulator, translated as MEHLTHAKQEIFDLYIRLIHQQEQQETVMKERISAEMKKMEREFGAEMRLNMSDIHTISCIGDHEPINVTSISEKMEFSKATVSRITAKLTEKGLVSKTQLSDNKKEIYFRLSHKGRSIHHLHQREHDKIEQRFKRFLSRYSFDEILFARALFRDLLTADFLADTEKT; from the coding sequence ATGGAACATTTAACACACGCCAAACAAGAAATATTTGACCTGTACATCAGGCTCATTCATCAGCAGGAGCAGCAAGAAACCGTCATGAAAGAGCGCATCTCCGCAGAAATGAAAAAGATGGAGCGCGAATTCGGAGCTGAAATGAGACTCAATATGTCTGACATCCATACGATCAGCTGCATTGGCGACCACGAACCGATCAACGTCACCTCGATTTCCGAGAAGATGGAATTTTCAAAAGCGACGGTCTCAAGGATCACCGCAAAGCTGACCGAAAAAGGGCTCGTCAGCAAAACACAGCTCAGCGATAATAAAAAAGAAATCTACTTCCGTTTAAGCCATAAAGGGAGAAGCATCCATCACCTTCACCAGCGGGAGCACGATAAAATCGAACAAAGATTTAAACGATTTTTAAGCCGGTATTCATTTGATGAGATCCTTTTTGCCAGGGCTTTGTTTCGGGACTTATTAACGGCGGATTTTCTCGCGGATACAGAAAAGACATAG
- a CDS encoding YlaN family protein yields the protein MASEIVVDHREKALALLKRDADKILKLIQVQMDNLTMPQCPLYEEVLDTQMFGLSREIDFAVRLGLVDEEEGKELLYRLERELSALHDAFTKK from the coding sequence TTGGCGTCTGAGATTGTAGTCGACCATCGTGAAAAAGCACTTGCTCTGTTAAAACGTGATGCTGATAAAATCTTAAAGCTGATTCAAGTGCAAATGGACAACTTAACGATGCCTCAATGTCCTCTTTATGAAGAGGTTTTAGATACACAAATGTTCGGACTCTCTAGAGAAATTGATTTTGCTGTCCGCCTTGGATTAGTGGATGAAGAAGAGGGTAAAGAACTGCTTTACAGGCTGGAGCGTGAATTGTCTGCATTACATGATGCATTTACAAAAAAATAA
- a CDS encoding YlaI family protein, whose product MRVKCSLCDKIEKIDDDTLIAKRLRNRPIHTYMCHECSERIKIKTENRMKTGRFKLYPHRKDKEQIKS is encoded by the coding sequence GTGAGGGTAAAGTGTTCATTGTGTGACAAAATCGAAAAAATCGATGACGACACACTCATTGCCAAACGTCTCCGAAACCGGCCGATACATACCTATATGTGCCATGAATGCAGCGAAAGAATTAAAATCAAAACCGAAAACCGGATGAAAACCGGCCGTTTTAAGTTATATCCGCACAGAAAAGATAAAGAGCAGATCAAGTCATAA
- the glsA gene encoding glutaminase A translates to MNCRHNKELEYFVTEAKKVTDKGKVASYIPALAELSEDDLSAAVYFTDGTCISAGDVEKAFTLQSISKVLSLALVLIDHGPEKVFHYVGQEPTGDPFNSIIKLETVNPGKPLNPMINAGALVVTSMIKGETNADKIGRLLDFIKKLANNRSITVCGKVAESEFETSMVNRAMCYYMKEHGIFQAEVEDVMDVYTKQCAIEMNSLDLAKIGSVFALNGKHPETGEQIIPKDIARICKTFMVTCGMYNASGEFAIKIGIPAKSGVSGGIMGLSPYRFGIGIFGPSLDEKGNSIAGIRLLELLSANYSLSIF, encoded by the coding sequence TTGAATTGCCGGCATAATAAGGAGCTCGAATATTTTGTCACAGAAGCGAAAAAAGTGACGGACAAAGGAAAGGTTGCATCTTACATACCGGCTTTGGCCGAATTATCGGAGGACGATTTATCGGCGGCGGTCTACTTTACCGACGGGACTTGTATATCAGCGGGGGATGTGGAAAAAGCATTCACTCTGCAAAGCATATCAAAAGTATTGTCGCTTGCCCTCGTTCTGATCGATCACGGACCGGAAAAAGTGTTTCATTACGTAGGACAAGAGCCGACTGGCGATCCGTTTAACTCCATCATCAAGCTTGAAACCGTCAACCCGGGGAAGCCGCTGAATCCGATGATAAACGCAGGAGCATTGGTGGTCACAAGCATGATTAAAGGAGAGACGAACGCTGATAAGATCGGGAGACTGCTTGATTTTATTAAAAAACTTGCAAACAACCGGAGCATTACCGTTTGCGGGAAGGTCGCCGAATCTGAATTTGAAACCTCGATGGTCAACAGGGCGATGTGCTATTACATGAAAGAGCACGGCATTTTTCAGGCTGAGGTTGAGGATGTTATGGATGTATATACAAAACAGTGCGCCATTGAAATGAACAGCCTGGACCTGGCAAAAATCGGCTCTGTTTTTGCTTTGAACGGCAAGCATCCCGAAACGGGAGAACAAATCATACCGAAGGATATCGCGAGAATTTGCAAGACATTTATGGTGACATGCGGAATGTATAATGCCAGCGGCGAATTCGCAATCAAAATCGGAATTCCCGCCAAAAGCGGGGTTTCAGGGGGCATCATGGGGCTATCCCCATACCGTTTCGGCATCGGCATCTTCGGGCCTTCGCTCGATGAAAAGGGAAACAGCATTGCCGGAATCCGGCTTTTAGAGCTATTATCTGCGAATTACAGCTTAAGCATTTTTTAA